A genomic segment from Streptomyces antibioticus encodes:
- a CDS encoding peptidoglycan recognition protein family protein, with product MRVRRWWGTGAVVAAGVCGTLVAQGVFGGFGGGGGGDGRPGAVTHEVRSAALKVSGGGGSASLERRDTDVFSMLGVTWEKPSAKVAGTVEVRTRAVGSGQWSDWLSLDGDTGAGENSAARGGTEPAWVGPSDGVEVRVGGKSGARLPEGLRVDMIGGSDENSGPGGGLEPAAFVADGDSSDEPSAPETESESESPSTSAAPDLTDGTTVEPSPSESESESVTGEPSGSTSPTSSSSSSESPAPSESTSATVSPSPSPSTPTAPPSTVPQPPITPRSGWNADEGLSPEEPSYTPDGRIKAVVLHHTAQSNAYTCDEAPSIINSIYTYDVKTLGWKDLGYNFVVDKCGTVYEGRKGGVDLPVVGAHAYGFNSQTTGIAVLGTYTDSVPSQAAMTSVARLAAWKLGQYGIAPDSTVTLTTALDGQNLAGKSWGPGEEMRLPAIHGHRDGYNTLCPGDAYYAALGTVRELAAGPVTGLTLTSVTGTTPIGSTPYTSGPVTVNWSATTPSALISEFQVLVDGKTAATAKGSATSAKVTLGSGKHQVQVRAVHQSGRTATSTAVTVVADTTAPTFTTKPNLALRTGTVTATAVPLTLNWKAADTTALKDVRLTAPAAKTYGPTVTTAQHTAKPGAATVWSMKAYDMVGNTATASVTGTPVILQETSAKRTGTWTSKSSTSYLGGKSLTSKTKNASLTWTFTGRSVAWVVSRASTSGQAYVYVDGKKVTTVDLKSSTTSYRNAIWTKTWSSAAKHTVRIVVVGTSKRPTITTDGLVYLK from the coding sequence ATGAGAGTGCGTCGCTGGTGGGGGACGGGCGCGGTCGTTGCGGCGGGCGTGTGTGGGACGTTGGTGGCGCAGGGGGTTTTCGGGGGGTTTGGTGGTGGTGGGGGTGGTGATGGCAGGCCCGGGGCCGTCACGCACGAGGTGCGGTCCGCCGCGCTCAAGGTGAGCGGGGGCGGGGGCTCCGCCTCTTTGGAGCGGCGGGACACCGACGTGTTCAGCATGCTCGGCGTCACCTGGGAGAAGCCTTCCGCCAAGGTCGCCGGCACCGTCGAGGTGCGTACCCGGGCGGTTGGTTCCGGGCAGTGGTCGGACTGGCTGAGCCTCGACGGTGACACCGGTGCAGGTGAGAACAGTGCCGCACGGGGTGGGACCGAGCCCGCGTGGGTCGGGCCGTCCGACGGTGTCGAAGTGCGGGTGGGCGGTAAGTCGGGGGCGCGGCTGCCCGAGGGACTTCGCGTGGACATGATCGGCGGCTCCGACGAGAACTCCGGCCCCGGTGGCGGTCTCGAGCCCGCCGCGTTCGTCGCCGACGGCGACAGCAGTGACGAGCCCTCCGCCCCCGAGACCGAGTCCGAGTCCGAGAGTCCCTCCACGTCGGCCGCCCCGGACCTGACCGACGGCACCACCGTCGAGCCGTCCCCGTCGGAATCCGAATCGGAATCGGTGACGGGCGAGCCGTCCGGCTCCACGTCCCCGACCTCGTCCTCGTCCTCGTCCGAGAGCCCCGCCCCCAGCGAGTCCACCTCAGCGACCGTATCCCCGTCCCCGTCCCCGTCCACCCCCACCGCCCCGCCCTCCACCGTCCCCCAGCCCCCCATCACCCCCCGTTCCGGCTGGAACGCGGACGAGGGTCTCAGCCCGGAGGAGCCGAGCTACACGCCGGACGGGAGGATCAAGGCGGTCGTGCTGCACCACACCGCCCAGAGCAACGCGTACACCTGCGACGAAGCGCCCTCCATCATCAACTCCATCTACACGTACGACGTGAAGACGCTGGGCTGGAAGGACCTCGGCTACAACTTCGTCGTCGACAAGTGCGGCACGGTGTACGAGGGCCGCAAGGGTGGCGTCGATCTGCCGGTCGTGGGCGCGCACGCCTACGGGTTCAACTCGCAGACCACCGGCATCGCGGTCCTGGGCACGTACACCGACTCGGTGCCGTCGCAGGCCGCGATGACGTCCGTCGCCCGGCTCGCCGCGTGGAAGCTGGGCCAGTACGGCATCGCCCCCGACTCGACCGTCACGCTCACCACCGCGCTGGACGGCCAGAACCTCGCCGGCAAGTCCTGGGGTCCGGGCGAGGAGATGAGGCTTCCGGCGATCCACGGTCACCGTGACGGCTACAACACCCTGTGCCCCGGCGACGCCTACTACGCCGCGCTCGGCACGGTGCGCGAGCTGGCCGCCGGTCCGGTCACCGGGCTCACCCTCACCTCCGTCACCGGCACGACACCGATCGGCTCGACGCCGTACACCAGTGGCCCCGTCACGGTGAACTGGTCGGCGACGACCCCGTCCGCGCTGATCTCCGAGTTCCAGGTGCTGGTCGACGGGAAGACGGCGGCCACGGCCAAGGGCAGTGCGACCTCCGCCAAGGTCACGCTGGGCTCCGGCAAGCACCAGGTGCAGGTCAGGGCCGTGCACCAGTCCGGGAGGACGGCGACCAGTACGGCCGTCACCGTCGTCGCCGACACCACCGCGCCCACCTTCACCACCAAGCCGAACCTGGCCCTCCGCACCGGCACGGTGACCGCCACGGCCGTCCCGCTGACCCTGAACTGGAAGGCCGCCGACACCACCGCCCTCAAGGACGTGCGCCTCACCGCCCCGGCGGCCAAGACGTACGGCCCGACCGTCACCACCGCCCAGCACACCGCCAAGCCGGGCGCCGCGACCGTATGGTCCATGAAGGCGTACGACATGGTCGGCAACACCGCCACGGCCTCGGTCACCGGCACCCCGGTGATCCTCCAGGAGACCTCGGCCAAACGGACCGGCACCTGGACGTCCAAGTCCTCCACCAGCTACCTGGGCGGCAAGTCCCTCACCAGCAAGACCAAGAACGCCTCCCTGACCTGGACCTTCACCGGCCGTTCCGTCGCCTGGGTGGTCTCCCGGGCCTCCACCTCCGGCCAGG
- a CDS encoding barstar family protein, translated as MPCVARFYWAVPRLVNWCRTRLLVAPPVLVHVRNGTTTCKHVAVITIDVSEVTDERALHLLLMRDLGFPGFYGMNLDAFWDSITGSGSRPCALPRLGPARGPLSPRVHHSSVGARQLPSHIPRRLRRRVCLAMSDLRLRAQHVQRERG; from the coding sequence ATGCCGTGCGTGGCGAGGTTCTACTGGGCCGTTCCACGGCTCGTGAACTGGTGCCGCACGCGGCTGTTGGTTGCGCCGCCCGTGCTCGTGCATGTTCGGAACGGCACAACCACGTGCAAGCATGTCGCCGTGATCACCATTGACGTCAGCGAGGTGACCGACGAGCGCGCCCTGCACCTGCTTCTGATGCGCGACCTGGGCTTCCCTGGCTTCTACGGCATGAACTTGGATGCCTTCTGGGACTCGATCACCGGCTCTGGATCCCGACCATGTGCGCTTCCTCGGCTGGGACCAGCTCGCGGCCCACTTTCCCCGCGGGTCCACCATTCTTCAGTGGGCGCTCGACAACTACCGAGCCATATACCGCGCAGACTTCGTCGCCGAGTTTGCCTAGCCATGAGTGATCTCCGGCTGCGGGCTCAACACGTCCAGAGAGAGCGCGGGTGA
- a CDS encoding DUF305 domain-containing protein translates to MHSKRFLVRRTVAVAAAGAAALVLVACGGDRDRDGGKAASTSAAQSTYGAADVAFATGMIPHHRQAVEMAGLAAGRAQSPEVKKLAADIEKAQGPEIETLSGWLTSWGEEVPAPGAMDHFAHGDMQGMEGMEGMMSGEEMGRLQDSSGSAFDTAFLRMMIEHHKGAVAMAEVEQADGAYAPAKAMAGDIITSQTAEITRMSALLGQD, encoded by the coding sequence ATGCACAGTAAGCGTTTCCTCGTTCGCCGCACCGTCGCGGTGGCTGCCGCCGGTGCTGCGGCGCTCGTTCTGGTCGCCTGTGGTGGTGACCGCGACCGCGACGGCGGGAAGGCCGCGTCGACGTCCGCCGCCCAGAGCACGTACGGCGCGGCCGACGTCGCGTTCGCCACGGGGATGATTCCTCACCACCGTCAGGCGGTGGAGATGGCCGGGCTCGCCGCCGGGCGGGCTCAGTCGCCCGAGGTGAAGAAGCTCGCCGCGGACATCGAGAAGGCCCAGGGGCCCGAGATCGAGACCCTGTCCGGCTGGCTCACCTCCTGGGGTGAGGAGGTTCCCGCCCCCGGCGCCATGGATCACTTCGCGCACGGCGACATGCAGGGCATGGAGGGCATGGAAGGCATGATGAGTGGCGAGGAGATGGGGCGGCTCCAGGACTCCTCCGGCTCGGCGTTCGACACCGCCTTCCTGCGCATGATGATCGAGCACCACAAGGGCGCCGTCGCCATGGCCGAGGTCGAGCAGGCGGACGGCGCGTACGCCCCCGCCAAGGCGATGGCCGGAGACATCATCACTTCGCAGACCGCGGAGATCACCCGGATGAGCGCCCTGCTCGGTCAGGACTGA
- a CDS encoding ATP-binding protein codes for MHEYTSTVRVWGLSCPGFPEEVSRARRWTRDILHGSPLADDAELIVSELSANAILHTASGNERGSFHLAVAVSAQVVAVSVTDDGGTGTAPKAEHQDHDAEGGRGLGMVSTLAHRLVVHDSEAGHTVTAELFTNGHTC; via the coding sequence ATGCACGAGTATACGAGTACGGTGCGAGTCTGGGGCCTTTCCTGCCCGGGCTTCCCGGAAGAGGTCAGCCGGGCCCGCCGCTGGACCCGCGACATCCTGCACGGCTCACCTCTAGCCGACGACGCCGAACTGATCGTGAGCGAACTGAGCGCAAACGCGATCCTCCACACGGCCAGCGGCAACGAGCGCGGCAGCTTCCACCTGGCCGTAGCCGTCTCGGCGCAGGTGGTCGCGGTATCGGTGACAGACGACGGAGGCACCGGCACGGCCCCCAAGGCCGAGCACCAGGACCACGACGCCGAAGGCGGCCGCGGACTCGGCATGGTCAGCACACTCGCCCACCGGCTCGTCGTCCACGACAGCGAGGCCGGCCACACGGTCACCGCGGAACTCTTCACGAACGGACACACATGTTGA
- a CDS encoding GntR family transcriptional regulator, with translation MSPSLPSGLLGDLDPTSDRAVFRQIADQLREAIDRGRFREGEKLPSEAELVDHYGVSRMTVRNSFSVLIGEGLVHAEHGKGVFVRPRPPVRRLASDRFARRHREEGKSAFLVEADAAGGHPQVDSLEVKEEKADPDVSARLGSLRRVLARRRRYLLDGRPVEFATSYLPLDIARGTQIAEPNPGPGGIYARLEELGHHLDHFEEEIRARMPTPAEVKTLHLAAGVPVIHLIRTAFDAEGRAVEVCDTVMAADAYVLSYQLPAT, from the coding sequence GTGAGCCCTTCGCTTCCCTCCGGTCTCCTCGGTGATCTCGACCCCACGAGTGATCGTGCGGTCTTCCGGCAGATCGCCGACCAGTTGCGCGAGGCCATCGACCGTGGGCGGTTCCGGGAGGGCGAGAAGCTGCCTTCCGAGGCCGAGTTGGTGGACCACTACGGGGTGTCCCGTATGACGGTCCGCAACTCCTTCTCCGTTCTCATCGGTGAGGGGCTGGTGCACGCCGAGCACGGCAAGGGCGTGTTCGTGCGGCCGCGGCCGCCGGTGCGGCGCCTCGCCTCCGACCGGTTCGCCCGCCGTCACCGGGAGGAAGGGAAGTCCGCGTTCCTCGTGGAAGCGGACGCCGCCGGTGGTCATCCCCAGGTCGACAGCCTTGAGGTGAAGGAGGAGAAGGCCGACCCGGATGTCTCCGCCCGACTTGGCTCGCTCCGGCGGGTGCTCGCACGTCGGCGCCGGTATCTCCTCGACGGGCGGCCCGTCGAGTTCGCGACCTCCTACCTCCCGCTCGACATCGCGCGCGGTACGCAGATCGCGGAACCCAACCCCGGACCCGGCGGCATCTACGCCCGCCTCGAAGAACTCGGCCACCATCTCGACCACTTCGAGGAAGAGATCCGCGCCCGGATGCCCACACCCGCCGAAGTGAAGACGCTGCACCTGGCGGCAGGTGTGCCCGTCATCCACCTGATCCGCACCGCCTTCGACGCCGAGGGACGGGCCGTCGAGGTCTGCGACACCGTCATGGCAGCCGATGCCTACGTCCTGTCGTATCAACTCCCGGCCACGTAA
- a CDS encoding DUF6153 family protein: MTTGLVFRNRPGGRFLVLLVMVVLCGLLGMHGLAPGGVPEGHSMAMAQAAVGEHVDAGCSHTSDHLDHADGTCAAAGIGSSYAPPALSVAVLDVPVPSALPVDLLASAESARAPPDLSELQLLRI; the protein is encoded by the coding sequence ATGACCACTGGCCTCGTGTTCAGGAATCGCCCGGGCGGGCGGTTCCTGGTGCTGTTGGTCATGGTGGTGCTCTGTGGCTTGCTGGGCATGCATGGGCTTGCTCCCGGTGGGGTGCCGGAGGGGCACTCGATGGCGATGGCTCAGGCCGCCGTCGGGGAGCATGTGGACGCCGGTTGTTCGCACACCAGTGATCACCTCGATCACGCTGACGGCACCTGTGCGGCCGCCGGGATCGGCTCGTCGTACGCGCCGCCGGCATTGAGCGTGGCCGTTCTCGACGTGCCCGTTCCTTCTGCCTTGCCCGTCGACTTGCTTGCGTCGGCCGAGAGCGCACGGGCGCCGCCCGATCTGTCCGAACTGCAACTTCTGCGGATTTAG
- a CDS encoding NUDIX hydrolase: MSVAGVVVDDQGRALLIQRRDNGKWEPPGGVLEREETIPEALQREVLEETGVKIALPATLTGVYKNMSGLIVSLVFRCEAADGTPTTGDETRALCWATREEVAELADEAYAIRVLDALDAASPPAVRAHDGVKLV; the protein is encoded by the coding sequence GTGAGCGTGGCCGGCGTCGTCGTCGACGACCAGGGCCGGGCCCTCCTCATCCAGCGCCGCGACAACGGCAAGTGGGAACCCCCGGGCGGCGTCCTCGAACGCGAGGAGACCATCCCCGAGGCCCTGCAACGCGAGGTCCTGGAAGAGACCGGCGTGAAGATCGCCCTTCCCGCGACCCTCACCGGCGTCTACAAGAACATGAGCGGCCTGATCGTCTCCCTGGTCTTCCGCTGTGAGGCCGCCGACGGCACCCCCACCACCGGCGACGAGACCCGCGCCCTGTGCTGGGCCACCCGCGAGGAAGTCGCCGAACTCGCCGACGAGGCATACGCGATCCGCGTCCTCGACGCACTGGACGCGGCGTCTCCGCCGGCCGTCCGCGCCCATGACGGCGTGAAACTCGTCTAG